GTTAAGGATTTACCCGGTGTGAGATATCACATTGTTCGAGGAACCCTAGATGCTGTCGGAGTAAAGGATCGTCAACAAGGGCGTTCTAGTGCGTTGTAGATTCTTATCCAAGACTTGTATCATTTGATGATGCCATGTGAATCGCTAGAAACATGTGAAGTGTATGGCTAACCCAATAACGAAAGTTTCGTAAGGGGACTGAAGCAGGCTACCATGAGACAAAAGATCTTCTTTCAAAAGAGATTCAATTCGGAACTCTTATATGTCCAAGGTTCAATATTGAAATAATTTCAGAGGTTTTCCCTGACTTTGTCCGTGTCAACAAACAATTCGAAATGCCTCGACTTTTTTAGAACAGGTCCGGGTCAAATAGCAATGATTCGAAGCACTTATTTTTACACTATTTCGGAAACCCAAGGACTCAATCGTATGGATATGTAAAATACAGGATTTCCAATCCTAGCAGGAAAAGGAGGGAAACGGATACTCAATTTAAAAGTGAGTAAACAGAATTCCATACTCGATTTCATAGATACATATAGAATTCTGTGGAAAGCCGTATTCGATGAAAGTCGTATGTACGGTTTGGAGGGAGATCTTTCATATCTTTCGAGATCCACCCTACAATATGGGGTCAAAaagccaaaataaaagatttgagcccttataaaaagaaaacagattcttGAACCCCTTTCACGCTCATGTCACGTCGAGGTACTGCagaagaaacagaaacaaatccACTATCTGTTTTACGTCAAGCAATACGTGGAGTAACTCCCGATATAGCAGTAAAAGCAAGACGTGTAGGCGGATCAACTCATCAAGTTCCCATTGAAATAGGATCCACGCAAGGAAAAGCACTTGCCATTCGTTGGTTATTAGGGGCATCCCGAAAACGTCCGGGTCGAAATATGGCTTTCAAATTAAGTTCCGAATTAGTGGATGCTGCCAAAGGGAGTGGCGATGCCATACGCAAAAAGGAAGAGACTCATAGAATGGCAGAGGCAAATAGAGCGTTTGCACATTTTCGTTAATCCATGAACAGGATCTATATAGACACATAGATCCGTGGATCCATACATCTCGATCCGAAAAGAatcaatagaaaaagaaaaaatcggaATTGATCGATCTCTTTCTCGAAACAAacgaaaaggaaagaaaagacgAAACATAAATCATGGATCAACTAAGCCCTCTCGGGGACTTGCTTAAGAATAAGAAAGAGCAATCTCATGTAAATACCATGGAATAAGGTTTAACCTATTCATGGGGATTCCGTAAATAttccattcaaaaaaaaaaaaatggtttttttttggagattggatGCAGTTACTAATTCATGATCTGGCATGTACAGAATGAAAATTTCATTCTCGATTCTACGAGAATTTTTATGAAAGCCTTTCATTTGCTTCTCTTCGATGGAAGTTTTATTTTCCCAGAATGTATCCTAATTTTTGGCCTAATCCTTCTTCTGATGATCGATTCAACCTCTGATCAAAAAGATATACCTTGGTTATATTTCATCTCGTCAACAAGTTTCGTAATGAGCATAACGGCCCTATTGTTCCGATGGAGAGAAGAACCTATGATTAGCTTTTCAGGAAATTTCCAAACGAACAATTTCAACGAAATCTTTCAATTCTTATTTTACTATGTTCAACTCTCTGTATTCCTCTATCCGTAGAGTACATTGAATGTACAGAAATGGCTATAACAGAGTTTCTGTTATTCGTATTAACAGCTACTCTAGGAGGAATGTTTTTATGTGGTGCTAACGATTTAATAACTATCTTTGTAGCTCCAGAATGTTTCAGTTTATGCTCCTACCTATTATCTGGATATACCAAGAAAGATGTACGATCTAATGAAGCTACTATAAATATTTACTCATGGGTGGGGCAAGCTCTTCTATTCTGGTTCATGGTTTCTCTTGGCTATATGGTTCATCCGGGGGAGAGATTGAGCTTCAAAGAAATAGTGAATGGTCTTATCAATACACAAATGTATAACTCCCCAGGAATTTCAATTGCGCTTATATTCATCACTGTAGGAATTGGGTTCAAGCTTTCCCTAGCCCCTTCTCATCAATGGACTCCTGACGTATACGAAGGAGTGCGGTTCGTTTGAGAAATTCCTACCTCTCTATCTATCTCTGAGATGTTTGGATTTTTCAAAACTCCATGGACATGCAGAAGAGAATGCTATCCCCACGCAGACCAAGACAGAACTTTGACTTGttcaaataacaattaatgtgaaGCAGGGTCAGGAACAACGAATCTCTTTATGATaaacggatccattttgcaagTTTGTTATTACGGGTAGTTCCTACAAAGGATCGGACTAATGACGTATACAAGAAAGACTTGAATTCTCGATGTAGATGCTACATAGTTGGTTCTCATCCTTCAGAGACTACGAGTGTAATAGGAGCATCCGTCGACAAAAGGATCaccctaagatgatcatctcatGGCTATTGAGAACGAATCAAATCAGATGGTTCCATTTCTCAATCTTTCGGACGTGCTCCTACGGAACCAAGGTCGAAACGATTGAGAAAAATCAGTCATTCACAACCACTGATGAAGGATTCCTCGAAAAGTTAAGGATTAGTAATCCGTTTTAGAAAGGATTCGATCTTATACATACGCGAGGAAAgtaatcaaaaaagaaagaagatgagttcTTCTTTACTTTTATCACTTAGGAGCCGTGCGAGATGAAAGTCTCATGCACGGTTTTGAATGAGAGAAAGAAGTGAGGAATCCTCTTTTCGACTCTGACTCTCCCACTCCAGTCGTTGCTTTTCTTTCTGTTACTTCGAAAGTAGCTGCTTCAGCTTTAGCCACTCGAATTTTCGatattcctttttatttctcatcaaatgaatggcatcttcttctggAAATCCTAGCTATTCTTAGCATGATATTGGGGAATCTCATTGCTATTACTCAAACAAGCATGAAACGTATGCTTGCATATTCGTCCATAGGTCAAATCGGATATGTAATTATTGGAATAATTGTTGGAGACTCAAATGGTGGATATGCGAGCATGATAACTTATATGCTGTTCTATATCTCCATGAATCTAGGAACTTTTGCTtgcattatattatttggtctaCGTACCGGAACTGATAACATTCGAGATTATGCAGGATTATACACAAAAGATCCTTTTTTGGCTCTCTCTTTAGCTCTATGTCTCTTATCCCTAGGAGGTCTTCCTCCACTAGCAggtttttttggaaaactccATTTATTCTGGTGTGGATGGCGGGCAGGCCTATATTTCTTGGTTTCAATAGGACTCCTTACGAGCGTTCTTTCTATCtactattatctaaaaataatcaaGTTATTAATGACTGGACGAAACCAAGAAATAACCCCTCACGTGCGAAATTATAGAATATCCCCTTTAAGATCAACCAATTCCATCGAATTGAGTATGATTGTATGTGTGATAGCATCTACTATACCAGGAATATCAATGAACCCGATTATTGCGATTGCTCAGGATACCCTTTTTAGCTTCTAGAATCTATTTCTTAGTTCAAGATCCCTCTTACTAACTGGAATCAAAGAATTAGTAGATCGGTTCCGCCCAAAATGGGAATGGACTAAGGTTATGAACTTATAATCTATAATCTGATGATCGAGTCGATTCCATGATTATAAGTTCATTCCATACCGGACCAGACCGGAATAAGGTTATATACATTCTCATTATGAGAAGGGGTCATTCGAGCGTATCTAAATAGATACTATGTTTACATAGGGATCCCTACGTCGTTACATTCCATTTAGGATTAGGAATAGGCGAAATCTGACCTACTTTTTACATATCTCTCGTTATTTGGGACCCTATTCACCTCTTTGGTTGGACTTCTATTGAATCGAGAAATAGGTTTGATTGTCCatctttttgatataatattaatatatatataaggcatCCTCCGGATAAGGATAATTCAAATCTAAGCAATTAGATGTCCGACTCGGGCCTATATGACATGACCGATCATAGAAATACTTCAACACTCCACCTTTGTCATATATTCAATACACCGTACTAGATAGATATCATATTTATGGAATACGATTCACTTTCAAGATGCCTTGGTGGTGAAATGGTAGACACGCGAGACTCAAAATCTCGTGCTAAAAGCGTGGAGGTTCGAGTCCTCTTCAAGGCATAATATTGAAATGGAATAAGTTCGGCAGCGGATCGCGAAATCTTGGCGATCTTCTCTATCTAATGAATGGGGAGGGGGAGTCCGCTTTGAAATCGTCCGCCCTGCGCCCCGCAGTATATGATTCAACAGGAAGCACACAAGGGTAGATTGATACAATCTAAACCTCTGGTAAATGCCCCCGTAACCCAGCAGATAAAGTACATAGTCCGTTTTAGGGATTGGTGACTTACCCATTCAGTGACTTTGGCACTGGATGGACGTTACCAAAATTGGTACTATCGGGTCGGGTGAATTCAATAATAGACGCCTGGCGGCATTCCAGCCTCCTTCTCCTTTCAGGACCTTCCTAAACAGAATCCAGTACTTCTTGGTCGTGAATATCTGAATAGGGCGAACCACTCGTGGATATCTTTACTTCGGAACAAAACAATTAGAATTAGGCTCGGTCAACTGGAATGTGTATTATCCATATAGGGGATCTTCCCATTGAGAAGATCTATCGACCTGAGACGAAGAGAAAGGtctatctattttatttagttattcaGTTGATTCGTTATTGGAACAGAGCAACAACAATTTCATCCGACAATGCGTAGTTTTGATTTTCCAATGGATTTCCATCCTTCATTATGGAAATTTTTTGATGTAGTGAGTAATAGCTCTGGTTGTTCGCTGTTCAAGAATTCTTGTTTAGGCAGTTCGTACCATCCATACATAGTGTTTTGATCTAAGATTTCAATTCTTCCATGTTTCCGTCGTAGCATATTGTTCCATGGAGCTAAGTGGAAGAACAGGTGGTTTCTACAACTCTACCACCCAGTCAATTCCGTTCCACTAATCCCTATTTCATGGACACATATCTTTCCGGCTAAGTATGGAAACCTTCTCCTGTTACATTACATGAATCCTATTTTCATTTCAATCATCCGAAAACCATCTTTTTTCAACAATGTCTTTGTCATTCGATCCACACGAGCGTCCGTTAGATAGGAACAGATTTTGATAAATACTGATAACTCGCGGAGAGAGTATTAGAACGGAAAATCCATTAGATAATGAACTATTGGGTCTAAGCCATCTCTGGCGCTGAATCAACATTCGAAGTGCTTTTCTTGCGTATTCTTGATAAACCAGCGTTTTATATAGAGATGTAGGAGGATCTGTTTGGAAGTAAGAAGCCCCTTTGACATCTCTTCATCTGCAAAGAATTCTCGATGTGAAAACAAGAACAAAGGGCTGATCTTTGAATAGGAAAAGAGTGGATCTGCGGGGTCCAAAATATGGGCTTATTTAAAAAAGCCTTGTTCTTTGGAAGACCTATCTCGTCTCTGGTACTGCATGGTTCCGCTCTGCAAGAACTCCGAATCATTCTCTTGAAGCTCATACTTTCATCATAAATGATCCGCTTGCCCCGAATGACCCGGCCAAATAGGGAAATCCAATTCATTAGGCCTTTCGATACAATCAAAGAGAAGCCCCGAGGGCGCCAGATTCGGAGCCCAAACTATGTGAGTGAATAATCCTCCTCTATCTGTTCCGGGTCGAGGACTGCTTCTCCTTCCCTCTTCAAACTCCGATTCGTATTTGTTCAGAGAAAAGCTCTGATCAACGATAGAACAAGATCCATCTTGCATCATATATAAGGGATCCCTTGGTTCGGAGCGAAAAAGCAATGTCACTCGATCATTATCAAACTGACTGCATCTTTTTCTGTCCGTGAGGATCCACCAAGCGCCTTGCACTCTAATAGGCCATGAAAAGATCCGAATCATTCTCATGATCCATAAGAAGTGatcctatttttttcatcggGTCCGGGTAGAGACCAAAGGTCTGAGCGACCGATCCGGCAGAACAACTCAAAAATAAAGAAGTATCGTGATTTCTTCATGCTCGTTCCAAGTTCGAAGTACCATTTGTACAAATAAGAATCCCTTCGTTACATGATGTTCTTCtcatatagatagatataggtCTGGGGCATTACTTATAAGTAATTGTGGCAACAACCCTTCCTATCTGATAGAAAAGGGATCCCATGATCCTGAACCGATCTTACCTGGGATCGCAAATCCAAGTTTGTCTATGAAGAGCAGATCTATTGTATTAGGGTCGATATTGATGTCTTCTTCTGTGTAATACTAATTGATAAGGCCTCATTGGTAAGTGCTACAAATCTCGTGCACTGGAACCCATGGTTATGGACTCGAATCCATTAGTATGGAACATTTTCGTTTCCAAGGGAAATCCCTAGTATAGGAAGAGGGAAAAGTGCGTCGTGTTGTGGAATAGAAAGCCCTTCTTAGGTTATGCATGTATTGAATTTATTCGGGGCGATAGAGCGGGATCCACTTTGTGGGGAATAGGAGTCGAAGCAAGAACAAGACTATTTCTAGTCGAACATCTTTCACAATCCCTGGAGAGAGGTCACCAAGAGACCGAGGGCTAAGTAATTCGACGCATTCACTCAAAGATCAGGAATGTTTGGAATCCAGAGTATGCAAGGAGACATGCTTTTGCTAATTCGAATTGAAGGGGTATAAAGCGGTCCTAGTTCCGACTCAGATCCATAGTTAGCGCATTCACAGAGGTAGAAGCGCCAGCGCCGTAGCAAGTTCACGATCAATATCGGAGATAGCATCAATAGCGTCACTATCAGCAATAGCGAGATCAGCAAGAAAAAAACCTTCGGCGGCGTGTTATCCAGGACGTGTTCAGACATACGGTAATGAAAGGAACATAGAGTTTGGTCGCTAGGTATTTGACCAAATAGGATCGTCCGGTTCCGATAGAACCTAGCACTAAAATACTCCTAGAGGGGATAGGGCTAGCGGAGCGAAAGGGTTGTCCATGAGACGGGAATGAAAACTATTAGCCCACGAAGTTGGTGAATAAGTGATTGTCTGATAATGAGCAAGGAATATCCGGCTTTCTGCTAAACAGGATGTATGGAACTCATATTCAGTAGTACTTTTATGAAGGGCAACTAAGTATCGTAGTAATTGGCCCGGGGGTTCAATCATTGGATAACCAGAGTCAGTCTTTGATAAATGATCACTATGAGTCAGACGCAATAGATTTGATCAAGCCGTTGGGCTGCGCCCTAAGGTGGAGAACTGAACCAGAATGCTCTTTCGTTATCATCATCGAATCACGGTTCGCGACCCAGGATTCTATTTTTAGCATCAATCCAATCACCGCTCacgttttgtttttttgctttCAATGAATAGGTCTTGACGGGATGACTTAGATGCGCTCGTAGGTCGCGAAAAAGTGATGCGATGGAGGGGATTTGGTAGGATACGTAGAATCGATGAGATCGATAAGTGATTTGCAATCTGTCTTCTGAGAACGGAGATTTGACCCCATAAGCGGATCACCACCCCCAGCATGTTGCCGCAGAACCCCGTATTGTCTTCGAGACAATCTCTAAGGTTCCAGAGCAACTAGAAAAAGTCTTAACCAGAAGAAGGTTTCAATGTAGGATACCTATCCAGAAGTGGGTCGCAACTCATCAGTAGGAGGGAATCATCAAGATTGGATCGTGGCGAACGCTGGCCGGGAACCCTATAGGCGCGGAAACAAAGAGAGGGACGAACGAATAAGCCACAACAAAAGAGGAAAAGGATGGAATAGGGACCTCACGAACAGGGGCGAGCTCAGATGTGTCGAGATCACGATGACGCATTATGGCGATGAATCATTCTTCGGACAGAAGAAGGAGGTAAAGACGTACGCGAAATCTCACGTAGCAGATGCCTTGGTGGAAGACACAAGGGGTTCGAAAATTCGCCATGATATCTAAGCCAGACATAATCTGAAAAGGGAGACAAAGGGTTGGCGACTTAGTATCCGCAATAGGTCGGAAAAAAAGCTAAAATAGCAAATGAAGATATTTGTACCCGGTCAAGGAGAACCATGGCAGAGGTGTGGAATAGAGGCCATGGGGAGAGAGTTGAAAAGCACGATCGCGTTGAAAGGTTCTTCCAGCTGCCCGTTGGTCACGCATTGTTTTAGGCAAGACGCCGGTGTTTTCTCTGTAAATAGGTCGCAGACATGGAGGTGGGAAGCAACCCACGTGGAGTGAAATTGAAGACGAGGCAAGCGCTGCGCGCTGAATAGGAGATGAATTCTGAAAGAAGGGTGACAAGACGTGCTTTTCCAAGGGTACGCTGGGGTCCTCTATTAGAGGGGTGCCAGAAATGTCGCAAGCGAGGAAATAGCGCGACCGCTACGAAGGAAGCGGATCGAATGGAAATGGAAGATTGTACAAGTGAGACCTTTCGTCACCAAGTGGTGGAAAAGCGTTAGAGATGAATAGGTAGAGACCTGGGAGCGAGGACGAAGTGAAGAGTGCTCTCGCCAAAAAAGCAGGTGGTGTTTGAACCACCACACGAAGAAATAGGTTGGGTTGGAAGGAAAGAGGAGGAGGAATGGGTCCATACGAAATCAGAATTAGTGAGACGGGCCTTTTCCACATAAAAGGAATCGGGGGTTACAATAGAAGCAAAGGAGGGG
This DNA window, taken from Brassica napus cultivar Da-Ae chromosome C9 unlocalized genomic scaffold, Da-Ae chrC09_Random_9, whole genome shotgun sequence, encodes the following:
- the LOC125595199 gene encoding NAD(P)H-quinone oxidoreductase subunit 2, chloroplastic-like, giving the protein MAITEFLLFVLTATLGGMFLCGANDLITIFVAPECFSLCSYLLSGYTKKDVRSNEATINIYSWVGQALLFWFMVSLGYMVHPGERLSFKEIVNGLINTQMYNSPGISIALIFITVGIGFKLSLAPSHQWTPDVYEGSPTPVVAFLSVTSKVAASALATRIFDIPFYFSSNEWHLLLEILAILSMILGNLIAITQTSMKRMLAYSSIGQIGYVIIGIIVGDSNGGYASMITYMLFYISMNLGTFACIILFGLRTGTDNIRDYAGLYTKDPFLALSLALCLLSLGGLPPLAGFFGKLHLFWCGWRAGLYFLVSIGLLTSVLSIYYYLKIIKLLMTGRNQEITPHVRNYRISPLRSTNSIELSMIVCVIASTIPGISMNPIIAIAQDTLFSF